In the genome of Pseudomonadota bacterium, the window TGCTGCGATTGGCTGGCGGGTCGTGGTGGCAGAGCCATTTGGCTTACATCTTCTTCGCCACTCTCGCAGCGTTTCTGATAGTTATCAAACCCCCGCGCCGCGGCATGACCCGCGCGCCTATCGGCAAGCGCTATGCGACATCATTGAGCGCGAACAGGTGGCATTGGTCGTGCCGGTGTCTGAGGAGACGCTGCATGTTGCCGCGCTGGCTGCACAGATCGATTGTCCGCTCTATTGCCCCCCGCCCGCGGCCCTGCTGACCTTGCATGACAAACTGCTCTTTAATAAAGCGGCGCACGCTGCTGGTTTGAGTGTACCGCGGTCCTGCGCACTGGATTCAGAGCAGTCTGCGATCTTGGCAACGGACGCATGCGTGGTGAAACCTCGCCTGAGTTGTTCGGGGCGCGGCGTCGTTCATTATGCACCGGGTGAGCTTTTGTCGTGTTTGCCGTCGCCCCATCGTACGGAAGATCCAGAGCACCCAGATCAACAGACCAAAGTGCCATCCCAGCTTGGCCTGCCGCAGGACTCGCTGGTGCAGCAAGCGGTGGAAGGGCAGGAGCTGAGTTCGTTGGCGCTTGCGCGTGATGGCCAGGTGGTGGCCAACGTGGTGTATCGCGCCAACGTGCGGTCCGGCAGCGTAGCGGTGGTTTTTGAGCGTGTCGCGCACCCGGCAATTTCGCAGTGGGTCGATGCGTTTGTGGCGCACCAACGCCACACTGGCTTTATTGGCTTTGACTTTATTATCGATGCGCAAGGCGTACCGTATGCGTTGGAGTGCAATCCACGGGCAAACAGCGGAATCCACTTTTTCTCTGGTTCTGCGCTTGCGAAGGCGATCCTCGACAGCGAGCAGGTTAACGTTCGTGCCGAATCGGTTCTCCAAGAGAGCTATTCAACCTTTACGACCGTACTCGGGCGTCTTACGAATCGAGACGCCCGACGCGAGGCGTTTGGCTGGCTACGACGTGCGCGCGATGTCACCTGGTCGAGAGACGATCCTTGGCCGTTTTTGCTGATGACAATCAACACCTGGCCGTTGATCTATCGGGCGATTCGACATCGTCAGACCTTTGCCGAAGTGGCGGCATTAGATCTGGAATATTCGCGTGAGTAAGCCGTTATTTGAACGCGGTGATCGGTCACTGTTGTGGCGAGACGGCGCGCTCGAGTTGACCGCTTGCGCGGGCCCGCCACAGGCGGAACGCCAAGCATTTGCATCGCTTATCGCACGCACCGAGTTTGGTGAAGGCGGTATGCGCTACCGGCGCCTGGATGTGGATCGCTCCCTCGAGTCTCTCGGTCGTGATGTCGCCTACGTACGCTTAGTGCGTGCGGACACACTGGTCGGTACGTATCTGCTGCGGCGTCACACGCTTTTGGTACACGACCGCCCAATTCTCGGTGTGTATCGCTCGTCGCTCTGCCTTAACGCGTCGATGAAAGGCAAAGGGTTAGGCACACGCATCGTGCAGCAAACACTCAGTTGGTTGGATGGACTGGCGGCCCGTAACGGCGAATCGTTTGTGAGCTACGGGTGCGTGGAGCGCGCCAATCAACCGTCGATGGGGGCACTCTCGGCGCATACGACGTCTATCGGTACACTGCGGACTCAGCTGGTTTACCGCCAATGGCCACGCGCAACCTTAGCGCTGACCGAACTCGACGCGGACGATCCCCGCGTTATACAGGCGCAGGCGCAGACCTATGACGACTGTGGTGTCAGGGTTGCGAGTGATGCGCCGTTTTTAGCGAAAGTGGAAGATGGTCAAATTGTGGCCGGCGCGCAAGCGCGCCTCGTTCGCATTGATTTTTCAAGAATCGGTCAGCCGTGGGACTTTTTGAGTAAGCACGTGTTCGCGTACGCCTCGCCGGCGCGTCGACGCTTTGATCCTCATGACTTTCGCTACGTGCAGCTTGATAACGCGGTGGTTTTACCTGGGTTTGAAGCCGTATGGAAACCTCTGCTCGCGACCTTTATGGCACGCGCCAACACCCACATGGCCATGCTCACGCTGGATCCGACCTGTCAGGCCAGTTCGCGGCTTGCGCCCTGTATTAGTGGTTATTTTGCGCGAGCCACCCAACAGCATGTGTCGGTGTTGGCCAGAGCGCATGGGCGCGTGCCGGGCTTTGATCAGCTAGCAACAGCGCCGCTCGGTCTCAATCCACGTTGAATCGTTGCTTGGAAAGATTAAAGTGACGCAAAAAACGCATCGAGATGCGCTGCAAACTCGTCGCACTCGAAATGTAGCAGTGCGCCGGCGTCATACGCGCTGACGGTCCAGTTATCGCGTTCATCAGTCCAATCTGCACCACGAAAATCGGCGAAATCGCCTCGTGTGCCGTGCGCCAGAAAGACTGGCAACACGAGCGCTTCATAGATTGTGCGAATGTCCTTGCTAAAGAGCACGCCACTTAGAAAGGCAAACGGAGCACGATCCGCACCAGGTTGATGAGTGGTGGCGTCGCAATAAAGAGCGAGCTTCTCATCAATGACACCAGAACCATAAGTCCGACGGAGAAAATAGCGAATGCTGCGCGGACTGACTAGGGCGGCAAACAGCCGTTTCCGCCACAACGGAAACCGCAGAACTTTGTCGAGTATCGGCATGTAGCGCGTGGTGCCGGGCGGCGCGCGTAATCGATTTGCACCCACGTTAAACCCGGTAGGTGTAATGAGCGTCAGTGAGCGTAATTTGTGTCGCTCGTGTAACGCGGCTCGGGCCAAAAATTCCGCCGATAGCGACAGCGCGACGGCATCAATTGGCGTATCGCATTCTTCATAGATGACGTCGATGATATCTTGGATTGCGGTGACAAACAGAGTGACCGTGTACTCACGCTCACTGCGATCAGAGTGTCCAAAGCCGGGAAGATCAAGCGCAAACACAGTGCGATGTCGACGCAGGTGTTCGAACAGTGGCGCCATTTCGGCGGTTGATCCGGCGGCATTAATGCTGTGAATGAGC includes:
- a CDS encoding alpha/beta hydrolase → MTSSLPNAVDAPLIALNGRAGRLAYYRAGSGPPVLLIHSINAAGSTAEMAPLFEHLRRHRTVFALDLPGFGHSDRSEREYTVTLFVTAIQDIIDVIYEECDTPIDAVALSLSAEFLARAALHERHKLRSLTLITPTGFNVGANRLRAPPGTTRYMPILDKVLRFPLWRKRLFAALVSPRSIRYFLRRTYGSGVIDEKLALYCDATTHQPGADRAPFAFLSGVLFSKDIRTIYEALVLPVFLAHGTRGDFADFRGADWTDERDNWTVSAYDAGALLHFECDEFAAHLDAFFASL
- a CDS encoding ATP-grasp domain-containing protein, whose protein sequence is MTIIGESQYKPRIPFVYDRFFRMCNATDIAPELNTVLLTLGRLPVALEIARSFAAIGWRVVVAEPFGLHLLRHSRSVSDSYQTPAPRHDPRAYRQALCDIIEREQVALVVPVSEETLHVAALAAQIDCPLYCPPPAALLTLHDKLLFNKAAHAAGLSVPRSCALDSEQSAILATDACVVKPRLSCSGRGVVHYAPGELLSCLPSPHRTEDPEHPDQQTKVPSQLGLPQDSLVQQAVEGQELSSLALARDGQVVANVVYRANVRSGSVAVVFERVAHPAISQWVDAFVAHQRHTGFIGFDFIIDAQGVPYALECNPRANSGIHFFSGSALAKAILDSEQVNVRAESVLQESYSTFTTVLGRLTNRDARREAFGWLRRARDVTWSRDDPWPFLLMTINTWPLIYRAIRHRQTFAEVAALDLEYSRE